The Anolis carolinensis isolate JA03-04 chromosome 2, rAnoCar3.1.pri, whole genome shotgun sequence genome has a window encoding:
- the LOC103277862 gene encoding serine protease inhibitor Kazal-type 6 has translation MKITTISVILSLVSYCFFLGSGASANKLDCKKYQVHQQDQQDQQATINCNKERDPVCGTDGMTYNNECFLCAEILDGAKIGLAHKGECVDCSKFPQPPKGKGADCPNLYAPVCGTDGNTYGHICILCARIQSSGKLIGIKKEGPCKEKANLQTRG, from the exons ATGAAGATAACCACCAtctctgtgatcctttcccttgtGAGCTATTGTTTCTTTCTAG GTTCAGGAGCTTCAGCAAATAAG CTTGACTGCAAAAAATATCAAGTACATCAACAAGATCAACAAGATCAACAAGCTACAATAAACTGCAACAAGGAAAGAGACCCAGTCTGTGGAACTGATGGCATGACATATAACAATGAATGTTTCCTATGTGCTGAAATCCT AGATGGAGCCAAAATAGGCCTTGCCCATAAAGGAGAATGC GTTGACTGCAGCAAGTTTCCACAACCACCGAAGGGCAAGGGGGCAGACTGCCCTAATCTATACGCACCTGTGTGTGGCACTGATGGCAACACTTATGGCCACATATGCATCTTGTGTGCAAGAATTCA GTCATCGGGAAAACTGATTGGTATAAAAAAAGAAGGACCCTGCAAAGAAAAG gCAAATTTGCAGACCAGAGGATAA